The sequence GGGAGGTGCCTGCCAGCACCACTCCGGCCAGGCGCCCTGCGACCTCCTCGGTGCGCAGGCGGAGCACGCCGGAGACCAGCAGGGCCACCGGCCCGACGGACAGCATCCGCATCACGAAGGCAGAGAACGAGCCGGTGAGATCGTCCATCGAGATCGGTGCCCACTCGCCGATCGTCGGCAGCTCCTCCATGACGTCCGTGAGGGAGGAGGCGAGCGCCCCGAAGGCGAGCGCGAACAGGAACAGCCCGATGCCCCAGGCGGTGAGCGTCGGGGTGAGCAGGCGGCGCGCCAGCCCGCCGGGGGCTTGCAGCACGGCCGACGCCTGCGGCCGCCCGGCCGAGGCCGCCCACAGCCCCGCGCCCACGTCGCGCCGCCGCGACAGCGCACCGGCGAGGAGCAGCAGGAGGAGGGCCGCGACCAGGCTCACCAGCAGCGGCCACCAGCGCAGGTCCACGTAGACGCGGCTCTGCTGCGCCCAGGCCAGCGGGGACAGCCACGACAGCCAGGATCCCTGCCGCTCCATCACGTCGCCGACGCCGCGCACCATGAACGCCAGCGCGAGCAGGCCGAGCGCCGCGCCGGAGGCGGTGCCCGCGTGCTCGGTGAGCTGCGCGGTGACCATCGCGGCCGCGGCGAAGACGAGACCCGTCAGGGCGGTCGCCGCTCCCAGGGCGAGAGAATCGGCCGCCCCTCCCCCCGTCATGAGGGCGCCGGCGCTGACCGCCGCGCCGACGGCGAGGTTCGCGATCGTCACGATCACTAGCGCGGCGGCGGGCGGGGCGAGCCGGCCGGTGGGCAGCGCGCGGGTCATCTCCAGGCGCCCGGCCTCCTCCTCGCCACGGGTGTGCCGGATGGTCACCAGCACGCTCATGATGGCGGCGGCGAGGAGGATGTACAGCAGCAGCTCGTTGGCGACCATCGCCCAGAAGGTGTAGCGGTCCGTGGCGAAGAACGGGCCGGTCATCATCACGGCGGAGGGGTTGTCCAGCAACATCGCCCGGGCGTCGAGCGTCTCCTGATCGGGGTACGCCTCCTCCATGGCGAGGATCGAGGCGGGCACGAGCACGAGCATCGCCACGGTCCACAGGATGATCTGGCGGCGGGAGAGGCGCCCGTAGAGCCGGATCAGGGAGGTCAGCCCGGTCAGCGCGGAGGCGGGGCCGACGTCACGGCGATGGGTGGGGGCGTCTGAGGGGTGGGCTCGAGTGGTGGGGGCGGTGCTCATGACTGCTCCGCGGTGGCGCCGGTGCTCGAGGCGCCGGCAGTCGAGGCGCCGGCCGTCGAGGTGTCGGCCGTCGAGGTGTCGGCCTCCGAGAGGTCGTCGCCGTAGTGGCGCAGGAAGAGCTCCTCGAGCGAGGGCGGGGTGATCGTCAGCCCGGTGGCGTGCATGCGGGCGAGCTCGGGCAGGATCTCGTGGACCGCGGCGTCGTCGACGTCGAAGCGGAGGCGCTCGCCGTCGGTCTCGAGGTGATGGACGCCGTCGAGAGCGGCCAGGCGCGTCGTGTCCGCGCTGGTGGTCGCGGCGACGGCGGACCGGGTGAGATGGCGCAGCTGGGCGAGGGTGCCGGATTCGACGTCCTTCCCGGCGCGGATGATCGTCACGGTGTCGCAGAGCTTCTCGACCTCGGCGAGGATGTGGCTCGAGAGCAGCACGGTGCGGCCTGCGGCGCGCAGCCGGCTGACCTCGTCGGTGAAGATCGCCTCCATCAGCGGATCCAGGCCCGAGGTGGGTTCGTCCATGATGTACAGCTCCACGTCGCGCGAGAGCGCGGCGATGAGGGAGACCTTCTGGCGATTGCCCTTGGAGTAGGTGCGGGAGCGCTTGGTGGGGTCGAGCTCGAACCGTTCGATGAGCTCGTCGCGTCGGCGCCGGTGGGCGGTGCCCTTCTCGCCGCGGGTGAGCACGTCGATCGCCTCGCCGCCGGTGAGCTGCGGCCACAGGGTGGTGTCCCCGGGGACGTAGGCGAGGCGGTGGTGGATCTCGACCGCGCGTCGCCACGGGTCCATGCCGAGCACCTCGGCCTGACCAGCGCTGGCCCGCAGCAGGCCCAGCAGGATGCGGATGGTGGTGGACTTTCCCGCGCCGTTGGGGCCCAGGAACCCTGTCACCTGGCCGCGCGGGACGGTGAGGTCGAAGCCGTCCAGGGCGCGGGTGGAGCCGAAGTGCTTGGTGAGGTCGCGGACCACGACGGCGGCATCGATCGCGCCGGCGGCGGTGGGGTCGGTGCGGGTCATGAGGGGGTCCCATCCTTCGGTGCGGTGGCGTCGCCGGGCGGTGCCGCGGCGAGATAGGCGTCGAGCAGGGAGGCGTCGGTGAGCAGCGGGGTGGTGTAGAGCTCGAGCACCGGGGCGACGAGGGAGTCGGTGAAGGAGCGCAGCCACGTGGGCAGGCCGACGAGGTCGAGCCGGTCGCGCTGGGAGGGCATCTGGAGCACCAGCGCGCCGAGCGCCATCTCCGTGAGCACCCGGGCCCTGGCCTCGGGGTCCCGGCTGGTGCTGATCAGGCCGGCCGCCTCTCCCTCGGCGAGGTAGACGAGGGCGTCGGCGACGAAATCGCCCACGAGCTGCTGCGCCAGCGGCCCGCCCGCCTGCAGCCGGCGCAGCACGTACCCGACGACGGGGGCGAAGCGGGCGATCTCGGCGAGCTGGGCGAGCATCGCGGCAGAGCCGCCGGTGAGCACCTCTCGCTTGTTCTCCCGGGTGATCTGCAGCGCCCGCCTGTCGCAGGCCTCGAGCAGCTTCTCCCGGGAGCCGTAGTGGTGGATGATCAGGCCCGCGCTGACGCCGGCGTCCTGGGCGACGGCGCGCAGCGGGGCCCGCAGACCCTCCACGGCGAAGCGCTGCAGCGCGGCACGGAGGATCCGCTCATCGGCGGGAGGGGTCGGCTCCATGGCGCTCCTGACGTGAACGGTGCGCACAGCGGGCTGAACGCGTGTTCAACAGGCTATACACCTGTTCAACGGGAGCGCAAGGGGTCGCGCCGAACCGCTCGGCGCAGCTCAGCTCGTCCCAGCTCGTCCCAGCTGGGCTGAGGGCGGCTCAGCTCAGGGCGTCGATCCCGCCCTTGCTGCGCAGCAGCGAGAGCAGCAGGTCCTTCGGGTCCTGTGCGGGTTCGAGCGCGCAGTCGTCGGGTTCGAAGGACCATGCCGCGCGCAGCGAGCGGAACACCTCGAACTCCGCGTCTCCGGTGCGCAGCGGCACCGCCTGGTACCCGCCGGCCTCCGGCAGGTGGATGACGAAGGCGCCGGTGAGGTCGGGCATCTCGCGGGTGCCGCCGTCCTCGTCCAGCAGCAGCTCGGCGCGGCACACGGCCACGCCCTGCAGCGCGTAGTCCCCGCGCACCTTCTTCGACGTCTTGATGTCGGCGCTGAGCACCGTGTTGCCGATCTTCACGATCGCGTCGGTGGTGCCCGCGTAGCCGACGGTGTGGTTCACGACCGTCTGCTCGACCTCGAGGAACTCCGGCTGGAAGTCGTCGAGGAAGCGGGCGTAGCCATCCAGGCGCACCTCCGCGCGGGAGATCAGGGCGCGCGGATCGCGCTCTGCGGCGAAGGCGCCCTGCTCGGTGCGCATCTGCTCGGCGATCGCTCCGATCTGCGCGGCGTCGGGCCGGGTGCCGCTGGTCCCCCACTCCTCGCACACGGCGTGCACGAGCGTGCCGAAGTCCGCGGCGGTGCGCGTGTACTCCGGAGCGGCCGCGGCGATCCGCTTCTGCGTGCCCCAGCGATCGCGGGTCACGCGGGAGATCTCGGCGGCGGCGCGCGCGGGGTTGCGGTCCAGCCAGGCGTACATCTCCAGGGCGCGCTTCGAGGCCATCGTGGCGTACCAGCCCTGGAGGAAGTCCTTCGCCCGCATCCCGGCGACCGTCGTGATCGAGGGATACATCAGCGGCCCGTCGGGCTCGAGACGGTACATGCGGCCGCGCGGCGTATCGGCGCTGAGGGAGGGCGTGGTCATGGGTCCTCTGAGTGGCGGGAGTCGTGGGGACGACGTCGATCGACGAACACCGTACGCCCCGCACCGGCCGGGCGGCACGAGCCGTGGGCGGGACGCGCCGGGGCGCCCTGCCGGATCACACTGCGCAGGGCGGCCGGTGTGCCGATGCGGTCACTCCGCGGGGCCGAAGATGATCTCCTCGGCGATGCTGCGCGCCCGGCGGGTCACGCGCAGGTACCGCTCCTCGAGCTCC comes from Brachybacterium faecium DSM 4810 and encodes:
- a CDS encoding transcriptional regulator, tetR family (PFAM: Bacterial regulatory proteins, tetR family), whose protein sequence is MEPTPPADERILRAALQRFAVEGLRAPLRAVAQDAGVSAGLIIHHYGSREKLLEACDRRALQITRENKREVLTGGSAAMLAQLAEIARFAPVVGYVLRRLQAGGPLAQQLVGDFVADALVYLAEGEAAGLISTSRDPEARARVLTEMALGALVLQMPSQRDRLDLVGLPTWLRSFTDSLVAPVLELYTTPLLTDASLLDAYLAAAPPGDATAPKDGTPS
- a CDS encoding ABC-type multidrug transport system, ATPase component (PFAM: ABC transporter), which translates into the protein MTRTDPTAAGAIDAAVVVRDLTKHFGSTRALDGFDLTVPRGQVTGFLGPNGAGKSTTIRILLGLLRASAGQAEVLGMDPWRRAVEIHHRLAYVPGDTTLWPQLTGGEAIDVLTRGEKGTAHRRRRDELIERFELDPTKRSRTYSKGNRQKVSLIAALSRDVELYIMDEPTSGLDPLMEAIFTDEVSRLRAAGRTVLLSSHILAEVEKLCDTVTIIRAGKDVESGTLAQLRHLTRSAVAATTSADTTRLAALDGVHHLETDGERLRFDVDDAAVHEILPELARMHATGLTITPPSLEELFLRHYGDDLSEADTSTADTSTAGASTAGASSTGATAEQS
- a CDS encoding putative exporter of polyketide antibiotics, which codes for MSTAPTTRAHPSDAPTHRRDVGPASALTGLTSLIRLYGRLSRRQIILWTVAMLVLVPASILAMEEAYPDQETLDARAMLLDNPSAVMMTGPFFATDRYTFWAMVANELLLYILLAAAIMSVLVTIRHTRGEEEAGRLEMTRALPTGRLAPPAAALVIVTIANLAVGAAVSAGALMTGGGAADSLALGAATALTGLVFAAAAMVTAQLTEHAGTASGAALGLLALAFMVRGVGDVMERQGSWLSWLSPLAWAQQSRVYVDLRWWPLLVSLVAALLLLLLAGALSRRRDVGAGLWAASAGRPQASAVLQAPGGLARRLLTPTLTAWGIGLFLFALAFGALASSLTDVMEELPTIGEWAPISMDDLTGSFSAFVMRMLSVGPVALLVSGVLRLRTEEVAGRLAGVVLAGTSRLALAALWYLVVLVEITLMQVLLGAGVGLGVWSATDETAWIGDMTLAALAHLPAIALYGAVALLLHGLSARLAGLAWLLVVYTALVTFLGDLLGLPDWAVGLSPLEHVALYPSEEVDAVPLLLMGGLALALAGAGLAALRHRDLVAG